Below is a window of Oryza brachyantha chromosome 10, ObraRS2, whole genome shotgun sequence DNA.
TTAAGCCATTTTGTGCAATCGGCCTTGGCCATCATCAATTCCAGCcgactaaaatataaatatattgaattACACTTGGATTAGAAGTATTACTCCCTTTCTACAGAAAAGAatgtagagaaaaaaaagtagtcaTTGAATTGAAAAGGGGCACCACAGAAGGGTAATGGCAGGGGCAATCGCACCATCATCTCTCTCTGCGGtggccgggcggcgcgcggaggCGTGCTGCAGCGCGAGCGCGACCTCGTTGACGGGGAAGTAATACTGAAGGTGGATGACGGGCGGCCACTGGAGGCGCCtgcggtggacggcggcggcgacgggggcggcggcgggatccCCCGCCAGGCCGCGGAGGTGGTCCAGGAGGAGGTCGATGATGGCGTTGGCGGCCGCGAACTCGCCGCGCAGCCAGGCGACGAAGCCGTCCCGGCCGTCCGGCACCACCCACCCAGCAGCAGTCCCCGCGGCCATCGTCGGCAGCGTCAGGcaggggtggtggtggcaggcATCGTCGCGTCGCGGCGCGGCTGCTGTGCtgctagtggtggtggcggcggtgggggtaGTAAGTAAGTAGCCGTCGTAACGAACTCCCgcgagcgcgcggcggcggcggcacaagCGGATCTCGCCGCCTCGACGAGACGAGACGGAGAAAAACCAGGAGGTGctcgctgacgggtgggtcccacaagGGTGGCCCGCAGTGTGCACGTACACGTAGGTGGCTTCTCGTTTGACCGCCCACGACAGAATATGGGCCTCATGTTTAGGATGGGGAGTGTGGTTGTCCGGCCCACGTAATATAAAACCGtcaaattaatatacatatGCATCATGTCGAAGtttattggttttttataaGTAACTATGAAAATTGTCCGTGCTTTGTACCGGGttaagataattttaattatatagattaaaataaactttgaaaaCAAGTTTTGGAATAAAGTAGACGTCTGGTtagaaatagtaaattatgatCGACGTACAATTTGATTTCGAAATGGTACGTTACATCGGAAAGTTTACAATTGAGAATAGCAAATTATGCTcaacattataaataaattaaataaaatgggtGATCTTTTAACAATGGAGAAAGATAGAGCACACTAAATCATGTTATGTCATTTTCAACGGGTTCTCTAAGTCTTacacatttaatatttttatttgatacaaatatttaattttaaacaatGCACAATGAATGCTACTAAgaaccttttattttcttttttacctttctcctcattttatattttatatttatattttgtccttcttttcttcttattttcctctcttctttccACCTTCTTATCCCCCGTGTAAGCcccccttcttcctcttcttcttctttgttcAAGCCTTATTTATCTTACAAATCTCAAACGGTGGATTAAAATTCAATCTGGATGTGAATTTTACTTTCtgttaaaacaatttttaaaagtatctAAATCATTTGAGTTTGTAATCCTATGGCACTTGATGAaagaaatttttagatatacaAATGAATTTTGCAATGCTTTGCAAACGAAGGAGCAAGATGTTGTGAATACGATAGATCTTCTTAAGTTTACAAAGGTAGAACTAAATGTTTTGAGAGAATATGTTGGATGAAaacaatttcttaaaaagttaCTTCTTTTTGTGTGAAGTATAAAGCTAAAGTTGTTGGTATGGTTGCTAAGAATAAGCCTATACAAAGAGCCAGAAAGGTTATGCAAAGATGCCATTAATTACCATCAGTTTCatgttgatatgtttttgggtgTCATTGATAAGCAACTTCAAGAGCTTAATAACAGGTTTGATGAGGTTTGATGAGGTAAACACAAAGCTAGTAAGAAGTATAGCATCTTTCAGTCCAACCAAAGGTTTCTCCGCTTTTAATACTAGGAGGTTAGTTAAACTTGCTAGATTATGTCCTcataattttacttttaaagaAATGAACCAACACCCATTTCAACTAAACTGCTATATTAGTGGTGTgagtaaaaatgaaaacttCATAAGCCTAGCAGAGCTATCTAAGATGCTTGTTAAAATAGACAAGATTATTTGGTATGATCTCGTTTATAGACTTCTCAAATTAGTGTGTGTTCTCCCTGTTTGCAACTGCTAGTGTTGAGAGGGTCtaactatataaaaacaagTTGAGAAGAAAGATGGGACAACAATATTTGAATGATTGTTTGGTTACATTCATTAAAAAAGAATTCTTCGTGCAGGTAAAAGATAAGAACAtcataacttattttcaaaacatGGAGTGTCACACAGTTATCCTCTAAATTGTAAGAATTCTAAtcatttcattattttttatcctttacGTGTTTCATATGCTGTCAATTTCTATATGTTGAACAATGTTATGTTgtcattaatttataaaatatgattttaggctcaattttaacattatttttcatactttTACTAAGTGTTTGATGTTATACAAGTTGATTATTAGGACTttaagtataaaatattttttattcggtAATATTTCTAATTCCTAATCTTTAAAGCGTGTATCCGCCCTTGATCCAGATGGCGGGCCCTACCTATGCTGCTGCCCGGTCAGGTGAGGCCAGGCCAGGCCGGGCCGGATGAGACGGACCACAGGTACAATGCAAGCAAcggctactactactaccagtACCACTTTAGCCTGGAGATGGATCGAATCGAATCGATTCCAAATCCaagcagagagagaggctgCGTCCCCTGGGCCCTGCGACAGCGACCAAAGCAACAGTTGAGGGCCACCACCATTAATAATAACCCACACCACAAAACTCCACTGACCACGCTCACCACGTACACATAAAATTCTCTCCAACAAGAAAATTGTTCCCGAATGATCGTGAGCCGTTTATTACTTTAGATTCAATAGATCCGATTTTGTTATACTACACCGCTAATACGtgcaatagaaaattttataaaggcaaaactaaaactaaaatatataactctaggataaaattatatatcatatatcattttaaagtagataaatatatcttatcagagattgaaataaaatatttaagatGATGAGAACAATTTGGACAAACGTTGCtacattatgtattaatcaacAAATGTGTATATGTTCTATATTAGATTTActtgttatatatttggacaGACGTTGCTACACATTGAGTTCCGTGTGTTTTTGTTCGCAGAAGTACTTGCTTgggcaaaagaaaagagacgGAGCGTAAGGAATGCATGGATGATTAAAGAAGTTGATTggggaccaaaccaagacctTCTCCAAATCTATTTCTATCTCACCACGTCACTTTTGGTCCAtagaagataagagataaatgTGTATACGTTTTGGATTCAGATTCGGCCATTCTGACAGTATCAAATTCAAATGGCCTAGCCGCTGATATAGAACGACTTTTCGGGCCCATGAGTACTTGTTGGAAAGCTTATGGAGTTTACTTTCAGATGGTTTTGGTCCCACGTCAAAATTTCTACCGAGCTATCGGGAATCTGCAAAACAAGACACCTATGTCATCCAGTCCGAATCTGTTTTCGGTTTTGGGCCTTGTAATTGTGTCGTGGGCTTAGCCCAAGGGGTGTGCGCCCTAGGGAAACCCTAGAACGTCCCTAACCCTATTTATTCAGTAGCCGTCATTGTTCAGAGTCGGGTTTTGCTTAAATTAATCTGTAAAGAACAGTTTCGCCGCCAGTTCGGTTTGTAAGACCCTAACTCGTgagtttaattattaatatgcaCCTTTGgttgattaatacataatgtaGCCAAGGTTATATCTGAGCTAGTTGTGTTCTCATCATAAGATAcgtgtaaaaatatataattagatacaaaatttaatacaCTAATACCACTGCTACAAGTAAAAAGATACTGTACCGTACTAATACCACTGCTACAAGTAAAAAGATACTGTACCAAACGGTTTGATGAACCCTCATGAGATCTCATATATTGACTTGTGTATCTGTAAATGGTAATTCAGGCATAACTTCGATTCAGATTTTCAAATCCTTTTGTCACAATTCATCTGCTACTTCACATGATCATCACATCCTATAAATAGGCACAGTTCCTCATTGCAGCTGCAAGATCAACATGCTTACTTGGATTACAAAGTTAACATCGACATGGGTGGCTAATCAAATAATCATATTACTACAGTTAATGATCTATAGTAAAACTGTCTTTTATTCCCTCTAACTAACTGCAGCATATGCACAGCCTAGCTGGATGCGTTTGTGGTGCCAAAAAATGTAACCGGTGTTTAATCGCAAGCCCCTCCACAGCTACTGCTACTGCATAATACATATGCATTTCAAACATTGGGCACCATGCATTATTGTCACAAACATTCTACAGAGTCAACAGACTACCATCAAATCCTAATCTTAATCAATATAATAATAGCCTAACCATCTACTCTATTCTACCATCACCAAAATGCAAATAAACCTAAGCTGCCTATAAATTAAAGCACAAAACTACCCACATAATTAGCATCATCACACACATCAGCCACAAAAATTAAGGTaagcacacacacacactgagCCAATTGTGATGATCATAATGATAGCTGCCACAAGAACACACAATGCTGTTTCACATCATCAGAATGCCGAGTCTGCCGGACCACGACGGTGGCGCCTAGCTCGGCCACGGCGGTCCATggccctcgcctcgccggaaGGGAGGAACAGCTCGGCCTCGGTGCCGACATTGCACTCTGAAGGAGGAGTAGGGTACCGAAGACGGTCATAGCAGTAGCCATAAGTCATGTGCTTCGTCCTGAACCTCTCCATCGCCGATCTTTGCCTGCCGGACATGGCCACGGCGTCGTGGATGCTGGAAATGTCCGGCGAGCACGTCGGTGCGCGGGTCGAGGCGTCGACGGCGCAGCCATGGAGCATGAGCTCTGAAAACTCCGCGACGAAAGGGGCGTACTTGTAGTTCACCTTGTACCGGCCACCGGAGGTAGCCCAGCTGGAGCCGTCCCAGATGGTGGCGTACAGTGACATTGGCTTGGAAGGGAACTGAGCACCCATGGATTTCGTCCTCTGAACCTCCCTGATTGGAGTCTCATCAATGTAGAATCTGCAGAGACAGAGCAAGATAATCATATGGTAAGAACCAGACAGAATTGTGAAATATATGACTGAAAATTATCCACAGTAGCATACAAAAGCGTACATTGTAAGTTAGAATAAATAGAGTAATTAACAAACATAGCATCCAACATTATGGTTGCTCGATGTAATGGTTTCTTGGCATTAAATAGTTTGTTAGTCAAATACATTGTCACCTACTTTGGCGCCTTCGAAAGTTCTGTACCTCATACGGTTATGTCACTATGGCCATGGGAAATTTCAAACCAAGTACTTATGGACAACTTTCCTGACCTGTACTGTTTGATATCATAAAGTACTACTCAGCCAACAATGTCCTGACGTTAGGTGCTGAACTGTACAAGGTTCACTAGCATGACCAGAAGTAATCGTGCCAAGTTGTACATTTTGAAACCTCAGGATACATACAAAGTCCCCTAAGCCGTGCATATGACACATGAGAGCAGATTTTTCTGTATGGTTTACGGGTAGGGAAGATAACATTTTAGATGCATGAACCTGAACATGTGAAAGCACATGATGAAAGTGGTTGTGTGGTGGTGACAACTTTCTCAGTTTCTCTTCTCGGTACATGACTTCAAAAGTTTTGCCTGTGACTGATCATAATAGCTTTCTATCATTGTCAACAAAGCAGGTTTGCAATGAATGGTAGAACAAGAATCTTGGTGAAAAGATCAGGAGGTTAGGTCATGCATAAGACAAAGGGTGGAATGCTCAACTAAATGCACAGAGAAATTCTATGTAGAAGGAGGTATGGAGCAGAAAGAACGCAGGTCGACGCCGATGAAAAAAAGATGCAATATTTAAGTCTGAATATATATTCACAGCAGCTGATCACCTGAAAAAACTGTTATTATTCAAGTCATGTGCATTGGGATGTTAGGGTCAATGGTTAAATCATATCAAACAAAAGATGCAAAACCCTTTTACTTTCCATTGCATAATTACTTGAGCATCCTTTGTGGGAATGCCATTTAACTCAATTTGGGCCCTCAGTAGATACATTATTGAAGTGGTAGTAACCCCAAGGGAACACACAAGCTGTAAAGAATGGGAAAATCACTCCTCTCAATCAGGGTGGAGGATAAAGTAGAGGGGACAGGGAAAAAGGTACTTGAATGTAATAATGGTAATTATTGATTGTTTCAGTACATTACATGAGTAAAGGGAAACCAGATCAAACACAACAGATAATAATGCCATCTTCAGGAGTagagatactccctccgtcccaaaataagatcatttttcagttttttgatataatgttttgactcttcgtcttatttaaaatttttttgcgattaatatttttatttttactagatgataaaaaatgaataatattttatgcgtgaataatttttttaagtttttgtacaaatttttcaaataagacgaatggtcaaacgttggacacggaaaaaacgaaaaatgaggttattatgagacggagggaggtagtattatttaAACATCAAGTATGCATATAGCTACAAACTCATCTTCTCAGGTTATGGTAATGAAGTACACTTTGCAAGAAAATGTGGCGCAGAACATATTTAAGCCACTGAAATATAGTAAGATATCCATCCGAGTAATAGCGATTATTTGAAAATCAAAATACAGTAATTAAGAAGAGCAATAATTGTACATGATAACTTTCCACTAGAGCTATTTCCATGAGACCTTGCTACCTGCTACATCTTGAACCAAATGCATTCTTGAAATGGTTCACTTTTTACTACTTAATTCaagttgttatatatatatatatataattattcaaAGCAAATGACATACATCTTACATTTctaatacttttattttcttctttccaCTGTTTAGATTCTTATAGATTTATGACATTACAAAGTCGCAAAACTGGGACAACTAGTACTAGTTGGATTCatggtgggaaaaaaaaatcacaatatCTTAAACAAGGCAAATCATAAAGAATGTTAAGGGAAAATCCACTTAACAACTCAGCCATAATAACCAATCACGAATGAAAGCGATTAAAAGTTAAGGAGGGGGAGTTTTGCTTACACAATCCGGTCATGGCTCCAAAGAATGGCATAACGGTGGAAATCCTCCGTCGGATCGAACCACAGGCCATACCTCTCCTCCCTGCCAACAGATGTGCTGCCATTGCCATACACATTGGTCTGCACCCTCCATTCTCTCCCCTTAATGTTCCCCAGGAACTCGAAGTCCAGCTCGTCATGCGTCTTCTCATACACATCGCCATTGGACATCTAAGCAATACACAGAAGCATTGACATTGTGGCTGACTGAAGACATTTTCAGAAGACAACAGAACTGAAACACAGAATGCGTTATGGACAAGAATGCACAGCTTAATCAAACAGTATGCAagctcctctcttttttcctgTAGTGGCCATTTTGTGAGATACTCAGAAGTATGACAGATGTAATGCACATTTGATGGAGTATAAAACATGCgaaaaattacaaaagtactgttttttttttaccaaacagATTAATGGACTAGAAAATTCCGTTCTTTTTCTAGTACAAGAAATCAGAAACAAATGTACTGCCTCAGATGTCTGAAAAGATTgaggaggaaaagaaagaagcgTCTTCTCACAtagaaggcgacgacgacaccgGCGGCGTAATCGGCCGGCAGCTTGATGCTGGCGCTGAAGAACCCTTGCAGGTACGCATCCTGCGACGCGAATCCGGCGCCTGAAGATGGAGAAAGAAGCGGCGCGCACAGATTAAAGGCAAAGCCAAGAACTCGTAACCCCAAAAGCAGAACAAGATTCGATTCAGCAGCAAACCTGTGCGTTCGTCGAGGGAGATGCGGACTCgcttgccgtcgccgtggaGCGCGAGGTTGGAGTCGCCGAACAGCTGCGTGTACCCGTCCCGGAACGACACCGCGGCCGGCCTGGGGAGCCTGGCCGCCACGGCGAGCACGgcatcctcttcctcctcccagctcgccgcggcggaggccagcagcagggggaggaggaggaggaggcaaccAGGGGCCATTGCTGTGgcttgcttgctgctgcttcttcttcttctcatgAACTCTCTGCTTCTTGCTTTCCAATGCTCTGTTTTGCCCTGTGCTGCTTCTTGGTGtgtgtgcagtgcagtgcacaGCCTGAAGCTAGTGGTTTAATAGAGAGAGAATTTGGTGAGGCTGGAAAGGAGTTTATCTTTTCTGAATTTGGTGGTGTgaatgcagcagcagcaggctcACTCCTCCATTGGTGACCTCTTTTATGGGCACCTGCAGCTCTTGCACCCTCtgctcctcttctctctctaaaaTAGGTTGCATTTGCATGAGAGCATGTAGATATATTATACAACATATATCTAGAGGTTGTCTAGatgaggctaaactttttaggcTCATGTCAAATCGGATGTTCGGATACTAGTTTAATacttaaagtattaaacgtggactattaataaaacccatccataatcttggactaattcgcgagacgaatccaatgagcctaattaatccatgattaacttatatgatgctacagtaaatatttgctaattatggattaattaggcttaaaaaatttgtctcacggattagctctcatttatgaaattagtatttttattagtttatgtttaatactttaaattagtgtccaaacatccgatgtgactaggaactaaaaataagtccctacaaacaaacaccccttagATTTACAGTCAGTTCAAGgagaaattatattaaaaagaaacacaGTTAGatctgtagctagctagttataacatatatttgttgAGCCCTATGAGAAAATGGATAGATAgcatatcaattttttaaaaaaattaaaaaataccattgacgAGTAGAAGTTGTAGAAACTGTCATCGTAAAAATGACTTTTGCCTGatatatcaatttttatagatatagTCAACGGTAACAATAAGAGAGAGATTTCCCACTGGATTATGTGCAGTGGTGGCAGAGTAtgtctaataaataaatgagatACTCCATGGGATATTGTTTATTGGGAGTAGTACGAGCAGTATCAAATGGATTATACATTtattactattatttatttacacgGCATCGAGTATCTACATTAAGTAGGAGTATCTCACACATTAGACATTACCTGTCCTTGTCTCTAGCAATgcattatgcatgcatggcacttGCTGCCAATTGCCATTGCCATGGGCTCTCATGTGAAGTGAGTGTGAAAACTGGGAAAGGGAAAATTTTTTACTAGTTACTGTGCTGATTGACCAATCAGTGAAGAATCTTTTTGTtatatgctttattttttttgtgattttctttGGAACTTCTTTGGTGATAGCATTCTTTTGTGCTATCCTGATGAGTATGATGAGTGGGTGGGATATATAATCAGTTGGGATGCATGCCTGGCATTTGTTAAGCAATTAATGTACAGGGATTCTGTTATAAAAGTCTACCAAAATTGGCAAGAAGGACCCTATGCAACAGGGTACACCAAAAATATCTCAGTGTCAATAGTTAAAATGTTTTTCTGCGACCAATTTACTCACAATAATCAGGTTATTTGCAGCAAAGGGTATTTCAGTTCCATTTAGGtgctcttctttctttctagaGAATTTGGATCAATAGATTATCTGGTTTTTATAATATCTTAactattaaaagttaaaattttactttacaAATATCAGACGAGTatctttttatacaaatttgcacgaaacacatatttaacaacTTGGGAAGTATGTccacaaaaattcaaaatccagCAGAGGAAATGAGAAGGTCCTAAAAGAGAGGGAAATCCTCAAGGTAGTATCTGCGTTTATCGTAAGACTGCTCAAAGTGAATTTAAGggaaa
It encodes the following:
- the LOC102714861 gene encoding probable xyloglucan endotransglucosylase/hydrolase protein 28 yields the protein MRRRRSSSKQATAMAPGCLLLLLPLLLASAAASWEEEEDAVLAVAARLPRPAAVSFRDGYTQLFGDSNLALHGDGKRVRISLDERTGAGFASQDAYLQGFFSASIKLPADYAAGVVVAFYMSNGDVYEKTHDELDFEFLGNIKGREWRVQTNVYGNGSTSVGREERYGLWFDPTEDFHRYAILWSHDRIVFYIDETPIREVQRTKSMGAQFPSKPMSLYATIWDGSSWATSGGRYKVNYKYAPFVAEFSELMLHGCAVDASTRAPTCSPDISSIHDAVAMSGRQRSAMERFRTKHMTYGYCYDRLRYPTPPSECNVGTEAELFLPSGEARAMDRRGRARRHRRGPADSAF